In the Choloepus didactylus isolate mChoDid1 chromosome 3, mChoDid1.pri, whole genome shotgun sequence genome, TTTCTGGAACTTTTATGAATGAATCCTCAGAGCTCATTAGTCATGTGAGTAAGTGCTTATTCAtaacatgaatattttattttgcttaacacTTCTCTTAGCTCCATAAGTGAAACAGATCCTAAATTCCAAATTGCTCTCAAATTACTGTATCAGTTAATTAGACTGTGtccaattttaatatattttaagggCATTTTTTCCCTTATTTAGGGACAAACTGTATTACCCCTTCATAACCAAagtaatgaatattttcaagTTCACAGCTTCTCAGGGGAAAACAAAGAACCAAAACAAAGACTTCCAAAATGCAAAACCTTAACACTGCAGAGCACCCATGCTTATATTTTCTCTAACAAAAAGTACTAACCATAAGAAAGGCTAAAGTTCATGTCACCTCATCTTCTGAAACTCTTGGCAATTTATCTATGTTGAAGTAACCTAAATAATCAAAATCAAAAAGTTTTTGATAGAAGTCCCATtgataaaagataaaatgtaaagaatagtgctaaaatattttaattatgtaatATATATCGAAAAGATCCCAATTttatggaaaacataaaatattttcttcctttgtgtgGCTTTATAGCCCATCAATCTTTTTAATGTGTAATAATACTTTGCTATAATTAAAACAGATTCATAACTATCACTTCAGTGAgcacttccttttcttttctgttgaaaTGGTTCCCTCACCAACCCCAGCACTGTTCCTTCTTTAATCACTCTACCTCCAGAGTTACCAGAATATACAAACGCTGAGCCACCTTCCAATCAAGCTTGCACCTATGCAAGAAGAGACCCTTTCCACTTCTCCAGTGTAAAGTGAATTGCAAAAAACTGTCCAAGCTCCCAAATAGTGAATGAATTaccaaataaatacaattaaaccTGGTCTATTTCCATCACAGGCATTCAATTCTACTCTCCCTCACACTACAGGCAAGTTTTAAGCTTCTTCTGTCTGTCAAAGGAAAAACGTCTGCCAAGTGATTTTCCTGCTGCCATCCCAGCTGGCTTTTCATTAGTTCAAATCACTCTCTGGTCTGGTCCTTGCCCTCCTCACTTTACACACTCCAGTGAGAACTGTGCCCGCCGTCGCTCCCCCGCCCTGCCCCGCCTCCAGTCTCAGTGCAGATCGCGATTGTGGTATTGGCCGAGTTCTTGTACTACAGAGTAGCCTCCCGAAGCGTCCTGCAAAAGATGCTTTCCCCTAGTGCCCTACCTCCTTTCCTGATTTCAGATGATCACTGTATCTATTCCCTCCGGGAAAAGGACTCATCACCCACTCTCGCACGCGTATTGCCCAAGaatacccccccccacacacacacacaccacgcTCCTTCCTAATCTTCAACCCCGACAGCAGCACCCAGACATCCAATATCTCTAGTTCCTTCCACCCTTTCCTGTCCAAAATACCGTGCAGTTCTACTGGCGATGATTAATTGACGCGGAAGAAATCTGGGGTTTCGCATATTCTAACGCTGGACGGAGAtatccctaccccacccccgcAGCCGCTTTCACCACCCCATTCCCCCTAACTGGCTCTGCCAGCATAGTGGTCACcgctcccctgccccctcccaaaTCCACTCCTAATTGGAATCTTCTGCGCGCGACGGGCACCAACAGGAGGTAATTCTGGCAGTGTGCGACGATGCGTCGCTGCCAACCTGTCTTCTGGAGGGACACCACTGAGACTCACATAAGTTTACCCCCGGGAGTCCTGCGGAAGCGGGGAGAAGGGAGGGCCTGTCCCCGCGTCTTCTCCCCGACCTAGTTGGAGGACAGCCGAGAGCAACCTGGAGCTGGGCGGAGGCGAGAGGGCAGTATCAATAAAGTTAAGAAAGAGGACTGCGCAGAAACAGTGCTGCTGATCAAGAAAAGAGGGGTCCGGAGGGAGGTTGGGAGGTCGGAAGAGGGGAAAGAGTAGATCGTGTCTGCTGCCCCAGGGAAACCAGCAGGAGAGCCTCAGCCACTTAACATTGAACTAGCTCCCCTCCCCCGACGCCGGAGGCTCCTGCAGGTTCGCCGAGGCGCAAAATAGAAGCGGGATCGCGAACCGATTGGGCGTACCAGGAAATGCTGCGAACTTACGGAAGAAGATGTACTCAGTGTAGCTGCTCCAGATCTTGTCATCGCGGTACTGGTTGACGAAGGCGGCGGTGCCCGAGGAATTACACGCCACCATGTGGAAGCCGGCCTCGGACAGGCGGTCGAACGCCTGCTCCAAGTAGGTGAACTTGAGGTAGAAACGGGACGTGTACTTCTCCGGCGGCCGGTCGGGGTCGCGGCTCTCATTGAGAGTGTCACCGAAGACCTCCTTGGCCAGCACGATGCGCCCGCACACCATGATGCGCGCCACGCGTCGGAACTTGGCGTCCGCCTGGTTGTCGCGCACCGTGGTGTAAGAGCCGCGGTAGCCCAGTGTGAGGAAGCCCGAGCGCTTGTCCGGCGCGCCGCCGCTGTGCGCTCCCGGGCCCGAGGGCGCGGCGGCCGCCGCCCCGCGCAGTAACAACGCATCACTACTGCCCTGCGAGACGTTGTCCTCCAAGTCGCTCTGGCAGCCCTCGTCGTTGAGCGAGTTCTGCTTGGTGACCTTGGGCGACAGCAGCTTGACCAGGTCGGTGAGCTGGAAGTACTCAGCCTCGCGCAGGAGCCGCTCCTTCTCAGGGAAGTGCTCGGGCAGCGCGAGCTGTTTGTCCCGCAGATAATCCAGCACGTACCTGAAAAGGAATCCGTCCCGGTCGATGAAGAAACGCGCCCGGCTGTCCCTGGGCAGCTCGCCTCGGCGCCGGGCGCCGCTCCGGGGGCTAGAAGGCGAGAACATGCTGGCCAGAGTGCTGTCCGGGACGCTGAGCAGCGTCGAGTGCTTGGTCACATAGACCTGTCCGCCCACGTTCAGCTCCACCACCTCAGGAAAGGGCGAGGACGCTCCGGGCCGCGGGGCGGCGGCTGCCGACGCACCGGGCGAGCTGGACGAGGAGACCATCTCGCTAATGGGCAGGATGGTGCTGCCGCCACTGCCTGTGTCCTTCAGAGCCatgatccccccacccccccgccgcCGGCCCAGTGACCCGGGAGAGCAGCACTTTCTC is a window encoding:
- the KCTD8 gene encoding BTB/POZ domain-containing protein KCTD8, with protein sequence MALKDTGSGGSTILPISEMVSSSSSPGASAAAAPRPGASSPFPEVVELNVGGQVYVTKHSTLLSVPDSTLASMFSPSSPRSGARRRGELPRDSRARFFIDRDGFLFRYVLDYLRDKQLALPEHFPEKERLLREAEYFQLTDLVKLLSPKVTKQNSLNDEGCQSDLEDNVSQGSSDALLLRGAAAAAPSGPGAHSGGAPDKRSGFLTLGYRGSYTTVRDNQADAKFRRVARIMVCGRIVLAKEVFGDTLNESRDPDRPPEKYTSRFYLKFTYLEQAFDRLSEAGFHMVACNSSGTAAFVNQYRDDKIWSSYTEYIFFRPPQKIVSPKQEHEDRKHEKVTDKGSESGTSCNELSTSSCDSHSEASTPQDNPSNAQQATAHQPNTLTLDRPSKKAPVQWMPPPDKRRNSELFQTLISKSRETNLSKKKVCEKLSAEEEMKKCIQDFKKIHIPDYFPERKRQWQSELLQKYGL